One segment of candidate division WOR-3 bacterium DNA contains the following:
- the udp gene encoding uridine phosphorylase: MKAYHIKLSEKDIGGVKTALLPGDPMRVEKIASLAGKNNFKKLTSNREFFSALCTVQNIPILVISTGIGCPSLAIAVEELAHLGIENFIRVGTTGAIQPGILPGDLIVSTAAVRLDGTSGHYAPMSYPAVASYDIVNALVRSAKKFKIRHHIGVTVTSDTFYPGQERYDTFTGHIIRDYRGSMEEWKKLKVLNYEMESSALFVMASVFGLKSGTVCGVIVNRSENEKPDDSFIEKVEKETGTVALEAATKLK; the protein is encoded by the coding sequence ATGAAAGCTTATCACATAAAACTTTCCGAGAAAGATATCGGCGGTGTCAAGACGGCTCTTCTCCCCGGAGATCCCATGAGAGTCGAAAAAATCGCTTCTCTTGCCGGAAAAAATAATTTCAAAAAACTTACCAGCAACAGAGAATTCTTTAGTGCACTTTGCACGGTTCAGAATATTCCCATTCTCGTGATATCTACAGGAATCGGCTGTCCTTCATTGGCCATCGCCGTGGAAGAACTGGCCCATTTGGGAATTGAGAACTTCATTAGAGTAGGAACGACCGGAGCGATCCAGCCGGGCATACTTCCGGGGGACTTAATAGTAAGCACTGCGGCCGTGAGGCTCGATGGCACTTCAGGACACTACGCTCCGATGTCATATCCCGCTGTCGCTTCTTATGACATCGTCAACGCTCTTGTAAGATCGGCAAAAAAATTTAAAATCAGGCATCACATCGGAGTGACTGTAACGAGCGACACGTTTTACCCGGGGCAGGAAAGATACGACACTTTTACCGGCCACATAATAAGAGATTACAGAGGCTCCATGGAGGAATGGAAAAAGCTGAAAGTTCTCAATTATGAAATGGAATCTTCAGCTCTGTTCGTTATGGCAAGCGTTTTCGGTTTAAAAAGCGGAACCGTCTGCGGAGTAATTGTAAACAGGTCGGAAAATGAGAAACCGGACGACTCTTTTATAGAAAAAGTCGAAAAAGAAACTGGAACTGTAGCGCTCGAAGCCGCCACAAAGTTAAAATAA
- a CDS encoding sensor domain-containing diguanylate cyclase, which yields MNFKKPPEKIHYYLFLYALMFLSLFFSSNGTFYDLGMRVFNRIGIVLLLIVCSGFIIMLFVRTQKNFFKAITFHGIATLVSTFVMLVQLSGGVLWGFYFPLMVLISFRSEKKKALAGFSVIAFAEISSSVFSNSGNNFGQDYNPLSLRLIQLVCLFATVELFHRIFVFRKPSVRQREAESAFLPPLERIIPSKKIISRNVSNILGVIFSNPNVRTVVLLFIENSIEGTVFKIFDFRSSAADFIDASKYVKYSGSLLSIAAREPKYFLSRNFTGAAFNLGYYTDDVAVKSFCASPVRIGEETVGLLCVDSDVQEAFSEETAFDVHRYSLILSEIIQISSHLEKKEIASTFLEIINDLADKFVRSIYFKDVIEIFTVKLRETFNYEDFLIVLVDKYSVVTHTKSGNNIFFCDRLGTDFSLSPRSIARLVIKKNISLNETNFQKNTSVSRFILHPDDGSVNVMSFLAAPVPSKEEPCGAVFLMSNYLNNYEKKDSELLEVFARLLGAAISRAKLYEEKERLSLKDGLTGLYNHRYFQELLDEEISRCSRTTSSLSLLIMDIDFFKKINDAFGHRTGDTVLTGISSYLANSVRKFDSVARYGGEELTVILPECPYKEAVMISEKLRQGIESLEWQDQNGVPFKVTVSIGVSSYPLRAQTKEDLIEDADESLYSAKEGGRNSTAYAQKIYNINIT from the coding sequence ATGAATTTTAAAAAACCGCCTGAAAAAATCCATTATTATCTCTTTTTATACGCTCTTATGTTTTTGTCGCTTTTTTTTTCCTCGAACGGTACTTTTTACGACCTCGGCATGAGAGTTTTCAACAGGATCGGGATTGTTCTTCTTTTGATTGTCTGCTCCGGATTCATAATAATGCTATTTGTCAGGACTCAAAAGAACTTTTTTAAGGCGATTACATTTCACGGCATCGCCACTCTTGTTTCAACTTTTGTTATGCTCGTTCAGCTTTCCGGAGGAGTACTCTGGGGTTTTTATTTTCCTTTGATGGTTCTCATTTCGTTCCGTTCGGAAAAGAAAAAAGCTTTGGCAGGTTTCTCGGTAATAGCTTTTGCCGAAATATCTTCGTCTGTGTTTTCAAATTCCGGCAACAACTTCGGACAAGATTACAATCCTCTTTCCCTTAGGCTCATTCAGTTGGTGTGTCTTTTCGCAACTGTCGAACTTTTTCACAGGATTTTCGTTTTCAGAAAACCTTCTGTCAGGCAAAGAGAGGCTGAATCTGCTTTCCTGCCTCCGCTTGAAAGAATAATTCCGTCAAAAAAGATTATATCCCGCAATGTCTCCAACATTCTCGGAGTGATTTTCAGCAATCCGAATGTCCGAACGGTTGTTTTGCTGTTCATTGAGAACTCGATCGAAGGAACTGTTTTTAAAATTTTTGATTTCAGGTCTTCGGCTGCGGATTTCATCGATGCTTCAAAATACGTGAAATATTCCGGCAGTCTTCTTTCAATTGCGGCTCGAGAGCCGAAATATTTTTTGTCGCGCAATTTTACCGGAGCCGCTTTTAATCTGGGTTACTACACGGACGATGTGGCGGTTAAATCCTTCTGCGCCTCTCCCGTCAGGATCGGCGAGGAAACGGTCGGTTTGCTTTGTGTAGACAGTGATGTTCAAGAAGCCTTTTCCGAAGAGACGGCTTTCGACGTTCACAGGTATTCCCTGATTCTTTCAGAAATCATTCAGATATCTTCTCACCTCGAAAAGAAAGAGATAGCTTCAACATTTCTTGAAATAATAAACGACCTGGCGGACAAATTCGTGCGTTCAATTTATTTCAAGGACGTCATAGAGATATTCACAGTCAAACTCAGGGAGACTTTCAATTATGAAGATTTCCTCATAGTCCTGGTCGATAAATACTCAGTCGTCACTCACACCAAATCCGGCAACAATATTTTTTTTTGCGACAGATTGGGAACCGATTTCTCGCTGAGCCCGAGATCGATAGCCAGGCTGGTCATAAAAAAGAACATCAGTTTGAATGAGACTAATTTTCAAAAAAACACTTCGGTTTCGAGATTCATCCTTCACCCTGATGACGGCAGTGTCAACGTGATGTCCTTTTTGGCCGCTCCGGTGCCTTCGAAGGAAGAACCGTGCGGTGCAGTGTTTTTGATGAGTAATTATTTAAACAACTACGAAAAAAAGGATTCCGAACTTCTCGAAGTGTTCGCACGCCTTCTTGGAGCGGCGATTTCGAGAGCTAAATTGTACGAAGAGAAAGAAAGGCTTTCTCTCAAAGACGGCTTGACAGGGCTTTACAATCACAGGTATTTTCAGGAACTCCTGGACGAAGAGATTTCAAGATGCAGCAGAACCACTTCGTCGTTAAGTCTCCTGATCATGGATATTGATTTTTTCAAGAAAATCAACGACGCTTTCGGACACAGGACGGGAGACACGGTACTGACGGGAATATCTTCTTATCTCGCAAATTCAGTCAGGAAATTTGATTCAGTCGCCCGCTACGGAGGTGAAGAATTGACGGTGATACTTCCCGAATGCCCCTACAAGGAAGCGGTCATGATATCTGAAAAGCTGAGACAAGGCATAGAGAGTCTCGAATGGCAGGATCAAAACGGAGTACCTTTCAAAGTGACGGTGTCAATAGGAGTCAGTTCATATCCTCTGAGGGCTCAGACAAAGGAAGATTTAATTGAAGACGCCGACGAGTCTTTATACTCCGCGAAAGAAGGCGGCCGGAATTCGACGGCTTACGCACAAAAGATATACAATATAAACATAACTTAA
- a CDS encoding class I SAM-dependent methyltransferase produces MKTLDSKTGYNFYSEKYFKHHAYLDSFDRTEFVEHLEKSVLTLDIGAGDGRLFAELKKRSLTVVSLDLAKEILKKNSGSKNLRVVADALCLPFKDACFDLAVASFLMVHIEHPEELFSSVYEILKQNGRFVFNIIPQKTPLSLNVFNKKFKIESFYHSPSKVENKLKYSNFIFSREEIIKERGKWTSIIYDCRKF; encoded by the coding sequence TTGAAAACACTGGATTCCAAAACAGGGTACAACTTTTACAGCGAAAAATACTTTAAGCACCACGCCTATCTCGATTCGTTCGACAGAACGGAATTCGTCGAACATCTTGAAAAATCGGTTCTGACACTGGATATTGGCGCCGGTGACGGCAGATTATTCGCCGAGTTGAAAAAAAGATCATTGACTGTAGTAAGCCTGGACCTGGCAAAAGAAATTCTTAAAAAAAACAGCGGTTCAAAAAATCTCCGGGTGGTCGCGGACGCTCTCTGCCTCCCGTTTAAAGACGCCTGTTTTGACCTGGCTGTCGCATCGTTCCTCATGGTTCATATTGAACACCCGGAAGAATTATTTTCATCTGTTTATGAGATACTAAAACAAAACGGCCGTTTCGTTTTCAACATTATACCTCAAAAAACACCTCTTTCGCTCAACGTCTTCAACAAAAAATTCAAAATCGAATCTTTTTATCACTCTCCGTCAAAAGTTGAAAATAAGTTGAAATACAGCAATTTCATTTTCAGCAGAGAAGAGATAATTAAAGAAAGAGGAAAATGGACGAGTATAATTTACGATTGCCGGAAATTCTGA
- a CDS encoding rod shape-determining protein, whose product MMSNDMAIDLGTASTLIYIEGEGIVLNQPSVIAYRVSDKSIVAVGDEAKRMYGRTPGGLESVRPMKDGVIADFSLVEEMLRYFIHQQQKKGLMGHPRVLVSVPTGITAVESRAVRDSVEHAGAREVFLVYEPIAAAIGVDIDVLSPSASMIIDIGGGTTEIAVIALSGLVAKGSARVGGDEVDEYIQRWLKNNFHLDIGLNTAEEIKKKIGSAFVLDEDREMEVRGMNYDTGIPKSIKLSSSDVREAIREPVKMIVAAVQETLKKTKPELSSDIVDKGILMTGGGSMLYGLSALIQEEINIRVRVADNPIECVVRGAGKILANMDKFEKVIKKGDEE is encoded by the coding sequence ATGATGTCCAATGATATGGCCATCGATCTTGGAACAGCCTCCACGCTGATTTATATAGAAGGCGAAGGAATCGTTTTAAATCAGCCTTCAGTCATAGCTTACCGTGTCAGTGATAAAAGTATTGTCGCCGTGGGAGACGAAGCAAAAAGGATGTACGGAAGAACCCCGGGCGGTCTTGAATCCGTGAGGCCGATGAAAGACGGTGTCATAGCCGATTTTTCTCTTGTAGAAGAAATGTTGAGGTATTTTATTCATCAACAGCAGAAAAAAGGACTCATGGGTCACCCGAGAGTTCTTGTCTCTGTCCCGACAGGTATAACTGCAGTTGAAAGCAGGGCAGTCAGGGATTCTGTCGAACACGCAGGAGCGAGAGAAGTCTTTCTCGTATACGAACCGATAGCGGCCGCGATAGGAGTTGACATTGATGTCCTTTCTCCCAGCGCAAGCATGATCATAGATATTGGCGGCGGAACCACAGAAATAGCGGTTATAGCATTGTCCGGCCTTGTAGCGAAAGGGTCTGCGAGAGTTGGAGGAGACGAGGTAGACGAATATATACAAAGATGGCTCAAAAATAATTTTCATCTGGACATAGGCCTCAATACAGCAGAGGAGATAAAGAAAAAAATAGGATCAGCTTTTGTCCTCGACGAAGATAGAGAGATGGAAGTCAGGGGAATGAATTACGACACGGGAATACCCAAAAGCATTAAACTCAGTTCGAGTGATGTCAGGGAAGCAATAAGAGAGCCTGTGAAAATGATAGTCGCTGCAGTACAGGAAACTCTGAAAAAAACAAAACCGGAACTGAGTTCAGACATAGTTGACAAAGGCATACTCATGACCGGAGGGGGCTCCATGCTTTACGGCCTTTCCGCATTGATACAGGAAGAGATAAACATAAGGGTCAGGGTGGCTGACAACCCAATTGAATGCGTAGTCCGAGGAGCGGGAAAAATACTGGCGAACATGGACAAGTTTGAAAAAGTAATCAAAAAAGGCGACGAAGAATAG
- a CDS encoding 1-deoxy-D-xylulose-5-phosphate synthase, which produces MKTKENQFLSGINCPGDVKKLSNDELAVLADELRKFIIDVVAKNGGHLASNLGAIELTLAMLSVFDVTRDKIIWDVGHQCYAYKILTERKHLFHTIRQFGGISGFPKISESPYDAYGTGHASTSISSAVGMAVARDALSQKHEVIAVIGDGALTGGLAWEGLNHASSFRGDITIVINDNGMSISENVGMISEYLNKLVTAPVYNRMRDDVWELLGLLPSFLSKRARDVARRVEEGFKNLLIPTILFEELGFRYIGPVNGHDIKSLIDVFKGVKRLKGPKVVHVLTQKGRGYDKAENDPEVFHGIGPVKKSCDETDPHKNAVSWTDEVSDLLIERAEKDPSIVAITAAMPLGTGLDKFCRQFPERFFDVGIAEAHASVFAAGMAAKGLKPAIALYSSFLQRAFDPVIHDIALQGLPVSFFIDRAGFVGEDGPTHHGLFDIGFLLSVPGIVFMSPADGNDLKQMMDVSFECGKPTVLRYPRDKMRDGLEGFSPEKVEIGKPSFLEGDCSLAIVGVGTCVYTAVEVREMMSANDGLTPWVVNARFIKPVSGELVDFLKDKKAVICIEEGSKINGFGAFLSLSLAESGFSGKFYSAGVEDSFQPHGSRDVLIRRAGLDARSIYERTADLAAGIKS; this is translated from the coding sequence ATGAAAACTAAAGAAAATCAATTTCTTTCAGGGATAAACTGTCCCGGCGATGTGAAAAAACTTTCAAACGACGAGCTTGCTGTCCTGGCGGATGAACTGAGGAAATTTATTATTGATGTCGTCGCAAAGAATGGAGGCCATCTCGCTTCAAACCTCGGCGCCATAGAACTCACCCTGGCAATGCTCAGCGTTTTTGACGTGACTCGGGACAAGATAATATGGGACGTCGGGCATCAGTGTTATGCATATAAGATTCTGACAGAGAGGAAACATCTGTTTCATACAATCAGACAGTTCGGAGGGATTAGCGGGTTTCCCAAAATCAGTGAAAGTCCTTACGACGCATACGGCACGGGTCACGCCTCTACCTCGATATCCTCAGCCGTCGGAATGGCCGTCGCCAGAGACGCTCTGTCTCAGAAACATGAAGTCATAGCGGTAATAGGCGACGGGGCTCTCACGGGAGGACTCGCCTGGGAGGGCTTGAATCACGCCAGCAGTTTCAGGGGTGACATAACAATCGTAATAAACGACAACGGAATGTCGATAAGTGAAAATGTCGGAATGATCTCGGAATATCTCAACAAACTTGTCACTGCGCCCGTATACAACAGGATGAGGGACGACGTATGGGAGCTTCTCGGACTTTTGCCTTCCTTTCTCAGCAAAAGGGCGAGGGATGTTGCAAGAAGGGTAGAGGAAGGTTTTAAAAACCTTCTGATTCCTACGATTCTTTTCGAAGAGCTCGGTTTCAGGTACATAGGCCCGGTCAACGGTCACGACATTAAATCCCTCATCGATGTTTTTAAAGGAGTCAAAAGGCTTAAAGGACCCAAAGTCGTCCACGTACTCACTCAAAAAGGCCGGGGTTACGATAAGGCGGAGAATGACCCCGAGGTGTTTCACGGTATAGGACCTGTCAAAAAATCCTGTGACGAAACGGATCCCCATAAAAATGCGGTTTCGTGGACGGACGAAGTATCGGATTTGCTTATCGAACGAGCCGAAAAAGATCCGTCAATAGTAGCAATAACGGCGGCCATGCCTCTGGGAACAGGACTGGACAAGTTTTGCAGACAGTTTCCGGAAAGGTTTTTCGACGTCGGCATTGCCGAAGCACACGCGTCGGTTTTTGCCGCGGGCATGGCGGCTAAAGGCTTGAAGCCTGCTATCGCTCTGTATTCATCTTTTCTTCAGAGGGCTTTCGATCCGGTCATTCATGACATAGCTTTGCAGGGATTGCCCGTTTCTTTTTTCATTGACAGGGCAGGATTTGTCGGAGAAGACGGCCCGACTCATCACGGTTTGTTCGATATCGGCTTTCTTTTGTCGGTACCCGGTATAGTGTTCATGTCGCCTGCCGACGGAAACGACTTAAAGCAAATGATGGACGTCTCTTTTGAATGCGGAAAACCGACTGTTTTGAGATATCCGAGAGACAAGATGAGAGATGGTCTTGAAGGATTTTCGCCCGAGAAGGTCGAGATCGGAAAACCTTCTTTTCTCGAAGGAGACTGCTCTCTAGCGATAGTGGGAGTTGGAACGTGCGTATACACAGCCGTTGAAGTGAGGGAGATGATGAGCGCCAACGACGGACTGACACCATGGGTAGTGAACGCGCGTTTCATAAAACCGGTCTCCGGCGAACTCGTAGATTTCCTGAAAGACAAAAAGGCAGTTATCTGTATCGAAGAGGGTTCAAAAATAAACGGATTCGGGGCTTTCCTCTCTTTGTCACTCGCTGAAAGCGGATTCTCCGGAAAGTTTTATTCGGCGGGAGTCGAAGACAGTTTTCAGCCGCACGGTTCGAGAGACGTTCTCATCAGACGTGCCGGTCTTGACGCCCGGAGTATTTATGAAAGAACTGCCGACCTTGCGGCCGGTATCAAGAGTTGA
- a CDS encoding polyprenyl synthetase family protein: MISVENRLKENRGLVEKWLNENLPQKSDFPEIIHEAVRYSVLGAGKYLRSYLVLEACRVSGGKEINALPVAGAIEMLHSYSLIHDDLPAMDDDDLRRGKPTSHKKFGEDIAVLAGDALCTYAWQVIADSTPPEVCSEVVKVLGKAVGTKGMIGGQVADMHWHRMTFKKQKMLRYIHRHKTAALISASLTCGSVCAGADKVLTGKFERAGILLGMEFQIVDDILDETGDEKKMGKKLKKDSSSNKLTYPNFYGLKTSRFLAENYAKRAEKIFSKMGEKTSDLIELTHFILERSN, from the coding sequence TTGATCTCAGTGGAAAACCGGCTAAAAGAGAACAGGGGACTGGTCGAAAAGTGGCTGAATGAGAACTTGCCCCAAAAATCCGATTTTCCCGAGATCATACACGAAGCGGTAAGATACTCGGTCCTCGGAGCAGGCAAATATCTGAGGTCATATCTCGTTCTCGAAGCTTGCAGAGTGTCCGGCGGCAAAGAAATAAACGCCCTTCCGGTCGCCGGAGCCATAGAGATGCTTCATTCGTACAGTCTTATTCATGACGACCTGCCGGCGATGGACGACGACGATCTGAGAAGGGGAAAGCCGACCTCTCACAAAAAATTCGGCGAGGACATAGCCGTTTTGGCCGGTGACGCCCTTTGCACTTACGCTTGGCAGGTTATAGCGGATTCAACACCTCCTGAAGTCTGCTCGGAAGTCGTCAAAGTGTTGGGAAAAGCGGTCGGCACAAAAGGAATGATAGGCGGACAGGTTGCCGATATGCACTGGCACCGGATGACTTTCAAAAAACAAAAAATGCTGAGATACATCCACAGACACAAAACGGCGGCTCTCATTTCGGCTTCTTTAACATGCGGTTCCGTTTGTGCCGGTGCCGACAAGGTTTTAACAGGTAAATTTGAAAGAGCCGGCATACTTCTCGGCATGGAATTTCAGATTGTCGACGATATTCTCGATGAAACGGGCGATGAGAAAAAAATGGGTAAAAAACTGAAAAAAGATTCTTCGAGCAACAAACTCACTTATCCTAACTTTTACGGTTTGAAGACTTCGAGGTTTTTAGCCGAAAATTACGCAAAAAGAGCCGAGAAGATTTTTTCGAAGATGGGCGAAAAAACCTCCGATTTGATTGAATTGACTCATTTCATACTGGAAAGATCAAACTGA
- a CDS encoding divergent PAP2 family protein, which yields MMEIPRNGISIVLITLFSGSLVQTVKVIIGVLGDYRKYKKFILGKNIKRINEPGGMPSSHSSSVITLSFLVGYWNGFTSLLFGITLFFSLIVIYDAAGVRRSVGRQAQILNNIIDEMNRLGHMKAGRLKELLGHTAFEVFIGSLIGFVIAWFFGRFLS from the coding sequence CTGATGGAAATCCCTCGCAACGGAATTAGCATTGTACTCATAACTTTGTTTTCGGGATCTCTGGTTCAGACTGTTAAAGTTATAATAGGTGTTCTGGGAGATTACAGAAAATATAAAAAATTCATTCTCGGAAAAAACATAAAGAGAATAAACGAACCCGGCGGTATGCCTTCTTCACACTCTTCTTCAGTAATCACGCTGTCGTTTTTAGTCGGTTACTGGAACGGATTCACGAGTTTGCTTTTCGGCATAACACTCTTCTTTTCTCTAATAGTCATATACGACGCCGCAGGAGTCAGGCGTTCAGTCGGAAGACAGGCGCAAATCCTCAACAATATAATAGATGAAATGAACAGACTGGGTCATATGAAAGCCGGCAGGCTTAAAGAACTCCTCGGCCACACGGCTTTCGAGGTCTTTATCGGCTCTTTGATAGGTTTTGTCATCGCTTGGTTTTTCGGGAGGTTCCTTTCATGA
- the mreC gene encoding rod shape-determining protein MreC yields the protein MILVFSFFLIILDFQARHVVLSVVSPNPVTKVMKIAAAFREYKHLREENEKLRKQLAYMVLNRITYEELIRENENLNKLLGFRQYSSFRLIPAEIISRSEDYANFSLTIGKGYRDGLYRNSVVIGVNGIVGKLIKVMSNYSIVQTYYDLNFRISAMDLRSNQIGIVSWDGRGRNLTFQVSADVDIAEGSRIISTGIGGIYPRGLDIGVVGPGPYDRSTLFLKVPVIPSQSLSAMDNVFVISGDLIESDSLEMSDFQGELIFEISDWRLKFTVD from the coding sequence TTGATCCTGGTTTTTTCCTTTTTTCTTATAATTCTGGACTTCCAGGCAAGACACGTCGTACTATCGGTTGTTTCTCCGAATCCGGTTACGAAAGTCATGAAAATAGCTGCAGCTTTCAGAGAATACAAGCATCTGAGAGAAGAAAATGAAAAATTAAGAAAACAGCTCGCTTACATGGTCCTCAACAGGATTACATATGAAGAGCTGATAAGAGAGAACGAGAATCTGAACAAACTCCTGGGTTTCAGGCAATACAGTTCTTTCAGACTAATACCGGCGGAGATAATTTCCCGGTCGGAGGATTATGCCAACTTTTCACTGACGATAGGAAAGGGGTACAGAGACGGCCTCTACAGAAATTCGGTTGTTATCGGTGTAAACGGCATTGTCGGAAAACTGATAAAAGTCATGTCGAACTATTCAATTGTCCAGACCTATTACGATCTCAATTTCAGGATAAGTGCGATGGATCTCAGATCGAACCAGATAGGCATCGTCAGCTGGGACGGAAGAGGCAGAAACCTGACTTTTCAGGTCTCCGCGGATGTAGACATAGCCGAAGGAAGCAGAATAATATCTACGGGAATTGGAGGCATATATCCCAGGGGACTGGACATAGGAGTCGTCGGTCCCGGACCCTACGACAGGAGTACATTGTTTTTAAAAGTTCCGGTCATACCCTCTCAGAGTCTTTCCGCGATGGACAATGTCTTTGTCATATCAGGAGACCTTATTGAAAGCGACAGCCTTGAAATGTCTGATTTTCAGGGTGAATTGATTTTCGAGATATCGGACTGGCGGCTGAAGTTCACCGTCGATTAA
- the xseB gene encoding exodeoxyribonuclease VII small subunit, producing the protein MEKSKSVSFEKMMSRIGEIVDSLEDPNLPLEKSIDLYEEGMKLIKKTRSYLFEAEKRIKIITEEDKIEEADI; encoded by the coding sequence ATGGAAAAATCAAAGAGCGTGTCTTTTGAGAAGATGATGTCGAGGATAGGCGAGATTGTCGACTCTCTGGAAGACCCGAATTTGCCTCTGGAAAAGTCTATTGATCTCTACGAAGAAGGCATGAAGCTCATAAAAAAGACCCGATCGTATCTTTTTGAAGCCGAAAAGAGGATCAAAATAATTACCGAAGAAGATAAGATCGAGGAAGCGGATATTTGA
- the recJ gene encoding single-stranded-DNA-specific exonuclease RecJ, whose translation MKGKIYRWIFPPDVSATQATGISSKFNVHSVVAKLLLQKSLSEEDFDKFLNPDYKNISSPFVFGSMEKAVDRVQKAVRKGERIIVYGDYDADGVCATAMLTKVLNSAGATAIPFIPNRLEEGYGLCIDNIKKMDEFSLIITVDNGVRSVAEVEFINGQGKEIIITDHHPPGPDLPRALAIVNPHLENEITPFAGCGVAFQLIRALDEKLGDVEPEQFLDITAIGTYADIVPLSGDNRIIVREGLKKIAGQNHAGITSLLQIAGRKPEEADEYDLGFVLGPRLNSAGRKGDASAALEILSISEDFKAASMFARELESYNDWRRNEMERIENEAQEMITKTESLPPAIILENSNWHLGILGLGASRLSENFNKPAILLKKNGDILKGSGRSPGKQFDMIKNLEKCSEFLETFGGHSQAVGVTIKSENFEVFRERFFSLVSIQNDGSTPEKTIEVSGEHTPAFDDFRLFNDVSRLSPFGYCNDKPLFLARDVAFADVKVVGSKHLKMLLVTKRGKIDSIGFGLGHLADEVRGKCGDVIYSLSLNVFNGRKKIQANIKDLRTGEG comes from the coding sequence ATGAAAGGTAAAATCTACAGGTGGATCTTTCCCCCTGACGTCTCCGCCACTCAAGCGACCGGGATATCCAGTAAATTCAATGTTCATTCTGTCGTCGCGAAACTGCTTTTGCAGAAATCACTGAGCGAAGAGGATTTTGACAAATTTCTCAACCCCGATTACAAAAACATTTCTTCGCCTTTTGTTTTCGGCAGTATGGAAAAGGCTGTAGACAGAGTACAAAAAGCAGTTCGAAAAGGCGAGAGGATTATAGTGTACGGAGATTACGACGCCGATGGTGTTTGCGCAACTGCAATGCTGACTAAAGTTTTGAATTCAGCCGGAGCGACCGCTATTCCATTCATACCCAACAGGCTCGAAGAAGGATACGGACTCTGCATTGACAACATAAAAAAAATGGACGAATTTTCGCTCATCATAACTGTTGATAACGGCGTGCGTTCGGTCGCAGAAGTTGAATTCATCAACGGGCAGGGAAAGGAAATTATAATCACCGATCATCATCCTCCTGGGCCAGACCTTCCGCGAGCTCTCGCAATCGTCAATCCTCATCTTGAAAACGAAATTACCCCGTTCGCCGGATGCGGAGTCGCTTTTCAATTGATAAGAGCGCTTGACGAAAAATTGGGTGACGTCGAACCCGAACAATTCCTTGACATCACTGCCATAGGAACTTACGCAGACATCGTTCCGCTTTCGGGAGACAACAGGATTATTGTCAGAGAAGGTTTGAAAAAAATAGCCGGTCAAAACCACGCCGGTATCACCTCGCTTCTGCAAATAGCCGGAAGAAAACCCGAAGAGGCCGACGAGTACGATCTCGGGTTCGTTCTCGGTCCGAGGCTTAATTCAGCAGGAAGGAAAGGAGACGCGAGTGCGGCTCTCGAGATTCTTTCGATTTCAGAAGATTTCAAGGCGGCGTCCATGTTCGCCAGAGAACTCGAATCGTACAACGATTGGCGAAGAAATGAAATGGAAAGGATAGAGAACGAAGCTCAGGAGATGATAACGAAAACGGAATCTCTTCCTCCGGCGATAATTCTCGAAAACAGCAACTGGCACCTCGGCATATTGGGACTCGGAGCTTCGAGACTGAGCGAAAATTTCAACAAACCCGCCATACTGCTGAAAAAAAACGGCGACATTCTCAAAGGTTCCGGAAGGAGCCCAGGCAAACAATTCGACATGATTAAGAACCTCGAGAAATGCTCGGAATTTCTTGAAACTTTCGGGGGGCATTCACAGGCGGTGGGAGTGACAATAAAAAGTGAGAATTTTGAAGTTTTCAGAGAACGCTTCTTTTCTCTGGTTTCAATCCAAAACGACGGATCAACTCCGGAAAAAACAATAGAAGTTTCCGGTGAGCACACACCTGCTTTTGACGATTTTCGCCTCTTTAATGACGTCTCAAGACTTTCTCCTTTCGGTTATTGCAACGATAAACCTTTGTTCCTTGCCAGAGACGTGGCTTTTGCAGATGTTAAAGTTGTAGGCTCAAAGCATCTAAAAATGCTCCTCGTAACAAAAAGAGGCAAAATAGATTCCATAGGATTCGGCCTAGGACACCTGGCGGACGAAGTCAGGGGCAAGTGCGGAGATGTAATATACAGTCTCAGCCTCAACGTTTTTAACGGAAGGAAAAAAATTCAGGCAAACATCAAGGATCTCAGGACAGGGGAAGGATGA